In Rhodocyclaceae bacterium, a single genomic region encodes these proteins:
- the iscR gene encoding Fe-S cluster assembly transcriptional regulator IscR: MRLTTKGRFAVTAMIDLGLRYGGQPVTLAEISNRQRISLSYLEQLFGKLRRHQLVDSVRGPGGGYKLTRSLDEMSVADIILAVDEPIDATQCGGRENCHDEQKCLTHDLWASLNSHIFDYLRAISLKQLVDSQRERANDTHVIKLRERRESLARDLGAVVGLS, translated from the coding sequence ATGCGATTGACGACTAAAGGACGGTTCGCAGTGACTGCGATGATAGATCTCGGGCTGCGCTATGGCGGCCAGCCGGTCACGCTCGCCGAGATCAGCAATCGCCAGCGGATCTCGCTGTCCTACCTCGAGCAATTGTTCGGCAAGCTTCGGCGCCACCAGCTCGTCGACAGCGTGCGCGGGCCGGGCGGTGGCTACAAGCTGACCCGCTCGCTCGACGAGATGTCGGTCGCCGACATCATCCTCGCCGTAGACGAGCCGATCGACGCCACCCAGTGCGGCGGCCGCGAGAACTGCCACGACGAGCAGAAGTGCCTGACCCACGATCTCTGGGCCAGCCTGAACTCGCACATCTTCGACTATCTGCGCGCCATCAGCCTGAAGCAGCTCGTGGATTCGCAGCGCGAACGTGCCAACGACACCCACGTGATCAAGTTGCGCGAGCGGCGCGAGTCGCTGGCGCGCGACCTCGGAGCGGTGGTCGGGTTGTCGTGA
- the sufD gene encoding Fe-S cluster assembly protein SufD, translated as MAAMTDPDIPFPSLGTCALPPVPGAGDGDWLAGVVAAARAAAGRLPVPTPRDEAWRFTDIAQLSRQSYRVDADAAVLPDAVALLPFVIDEAADARLVFVDGVFAPGLSATGALPAGVRLRPLSSMLAGARDGDGPSGAEAEVRAHLARHAAFETDFFSALNTARLSDGAAVVCDRGVQVAGAIHLLFLSTGRPAPVAVQPRVLVVAGAGSELTVVEEYAALGESIVFTNTVAECVVGADASLRHVRLQRENRASFHVGRCAVSIARDGRYRSVSLNVGARLSRLDLAVTLDGEGAQAHLDGLALLEARQHADSHTLLGHAKPHGTSRQLHKCVCDGGSHAVFNGRILVRPDAQHTDAAQQSRGLLLSPKAQINAKPQLEIFADDVKAAHGATVGQLDGDELFYLASRGLPTAQARKLLTYAFAAEVIERIPVRSLVSRLAAQLMARSGL; from the coding sequence GTGGCCGCGATGACCGATCCCGATATCCCGTTCCCGTCGCTGGGTACCTGCGCGCTGCCGCCGGTGCCGGGCGCGGGCGATGGCGACTGGCTCGCCGGAGTCGTGGCGGCGGCACGGGCTGCCGCCGGCCGCCTGCCGGTACCTACGCCGCGTGACGAGGCGTGGCGCTTCACCGATATCGCGCAACTCTCGCGTCAGTCCTACAGGGTCGATGCCGATGCGGCCGTGCTGCCGGATGCGGTGGCGCTGCTGCCGTTCGTGATCGACGAAGCTGCCGATGCGCGGCTGGTGTTCGTGGATGGCGTGTTCGCGCCCGGTCTGTCGGCCACCGGCGCGCTGCCGGCCGGCGTGCGGCTGCGGCCGCTCTCCAGCATGCTGGCCGGGGCCCGCGACGGCGATGGCCCCTCGGGCGCCGAGGCCGAGGTGCGTGCGCACCTCGCGCGGCATGCCGCGTTCGAGACCGATTTCTTCAGCGCGCTCAACACCGCGCGCCTGTCCGACGGGGCGGCCGTGGTCTGCGACCGAGGCGTGCAGGTGGCGGGCGCGATCCACCTGCTTTTCCTGTCCACCGGACGTCCCGCACCCGTTGCGGTCCAGCCGCGGGTACTGGTGGTCGCCGGGGCCGGCAGCGAACTGACCGTCGTGGAAGAGTATGCCGCGCTCGGCGAGTCGATCGTGTTTACCAACACGGTGGCGGAGTGCGTGGTCGGTGCCGATGCGTCGCTCCGGCACGTGCGGCTGCAGCGCGAGAACCGCGCGAGCTTCCATGTCGGCCGCTGCGCCGTGTCCATCGCGCGCGACGGCCGCTACCGCTCGGTCAGCCTGAACGTCGGCGCCAGGCTGTCCCGTCTCGACCTCGCCGTCACGCTGGACGGCGAGGGCGCGCAGGCCCATCTCGACGGGCTGGCGCTGCTCGAGGCGCGCCAGCATGCCGACTCCCACACCCTGCTCGGCCATGCGAAGCCACATGGCACCAGCCGCCAGCTGCACAAGTGCGTCTGCGATGGCGGGTCGCATGCCGTATTCAACGGGCGCATCCTGGTGCGGCCCGATGCACAGCATACCGATGCGGCCCAGCAGAGCCGCGGGCTGCTGCTCTCGCCTAAGGCACAGATCAACGCGAAGCCGCAACTCGAGATCTTCGCCGACGACGTCAAGGCCGCGCATGGCGCCACCGTCGGCCAGCTGGACGGAGACGAACTGTTCTATCTGGCCAGCCGCGGGCTGCCGACCGCACAGGCGCGCAAGCTGCTCACCTATGCGTTCGCCGCCGAGGTGATCGAGCGCATCCCCGTCCGGTCGCTGGTGTCGAGGCTGGCCGCGCAATTGATGGCAAGGAGTGGCTTGTGA
- the sufC gene encoding Fe-S cluster assembly ATPase SufC translates to MIDANAATLLEVRNLHATVNGVPILKGLDLTVRAGEVHAIMGPNGSGKSTFSKVLAGHPAYEVTGGEVLFEGRNLFDLSADARARAGVFLAFQYPVEIPGVTNSAFLRLAYNAKAIEEGRDELDPLEFDDLVREKAKLVEMDPSFLDRSVNDGFSGGEKKRNEILQMAILEPKLAILDETDSGLDIDALRIVAGGVNALASPARAIVMITHYQRLLNYIVPDHVHVMADGRILKSGDRSLALELESRGYDWVTGARQAA, encoded by the coding sequence ATGATCGACGCCAACGCAGCGACGCTGCTCGAAGTCCGCAACCTCCATGCAACGGTCAACGGCGTGCCGATCCTCAAGGGGCTCGACCTGACCGTGCGGGCCGGCGAAGTGCACGCGATCATGGGCCCGAACGGCTCCGGCAAGAGCACCTTCTCCAAGGTGCTGGCTGGCCACCCCGCGTACGAAGTCACCGGCGGCGAGGTGTTGTTCGAGGGGCGCAACCTGTTCGACCTGTCGGCCGACGCGCGCGCGCGGGCCGGCGTGTTCCTCGCATTCCAGTACCCCGTCGAGATTCCCGGCGTGACCAACAGCGCGTTCCTGCGCCTGGCCTACAACGCGAAGGCGATCGAGGAAGGGCGCGACGAACTCGATCCGCTCGAGTTCGACGACCTGGTGCGCGAGAAGGCGAAGCTCGTCGAGATGGACCCGAGCTTCCTCGACCGCAGCGTGAACGACGGCTTCTCCGGCGGCGAGAAGAAGCGCAACGAGATCCTGCAGATGGCGATCCTCGAACCGAAGCTCGCCATCCTCGACGAGACCGATTCCGGCCTCGACATCGATGCGCTGCGCATCGTCGCTGGTGGCGTGAACGCACTGGCCAGCCCGGCGCGTGCGATCGTGATGATCACGCACTACCAGCGGCTGCTGAACTACATCGTGCCCGACCACGTACACGTGATGGCGGACGGTCGGATCCTGAAGAGCGGCGACCGCTCGCTCGCGCTGGAGCTCGAGAGCCGCGGCTACGACTGGGTGACCGGCGCGCGGCAGGCGGCCTGA
- the sufB gene encoding Fe-S cluster assembly protein SufB — protein sequence MSAVLQQLVSQPYKHGFVTDIESETAPRGLSEDVIRMISARKGEPDWLLQFRLEAYRHWLTMTEPTWQNVSHPPIDYQDIIYYSAPKPKKKLASMDEVDPELLKTFEKLGVPMNERAALAGVAVDVIFDSVSVATTYKAKLAEVGIIFCSISEAVRDHPELVRRYMGSVVPTSDNFYAALNSAVFTDGSFVFIPKGVKCPMDLSTYFRINTQDSGQFERTLIVAEAGASVSYLEGCTAPKFDTNQLHAAVVELVALDDADIKYSTVQNWYAGDENGVGGIYNFVTKRGLCQGRNSKISWTQVETGSAITWKYPSCVLLGEGSSGEFYSVALTNHMQQADTGTKMIHVGKNTRSKIVSKGISAGRSSNSYRGLVKIGASADGARNYSQCDSMLIGDRCSANTFPYLTVQNPASIVEHEATTSKIGEEQLFYFAQRGVDAEQAISMIINGFCRDVFIHLPMEFAVEATKLLGLKLEGSVG from the coding sequence ATGAGCGCAGTCCTTCAGCAACTCGTCAGCCAGCCGTACAAGCACGGCTTCGTCACCGACATCGAATCGGAGACCGCGCCGCGCGGCCTGTCAGAAGACGTCATTCGCATGATCTCGGCGAGGAAGGGCGAGCCCGACTGGCTGCTGCAGTTCCGGCTCGAGGCGTACCGGCACTGGCTGACGATGACCGAGCCGACCTGGCAGAACGTGTCGCATCCGCCGATCGACTACCAGGACATCATCTACTACTCGGCACCGAAGCCCAAGAAGAAGCTGGCCTCGATGGACGAGGTCGACCCCGAACTGCTGAAGACGTTCGAGAAGCTGGGCGTGCCGATGAACGAGCGCGCGGCGCTCGCCGGCGTGGCGGTCGACGTGATCTTCGACTCGGTCTCGGTGGCCACCACCTACAAGGCGAAGCTGGCCGAAGTCGGCATCATCTTCTGCTCGATCTCGGAGGCGGTGCGCGACCATCCGGAACTGGTACGCAGGTACATGGGTAGCGTGGTGCCCACGTCCGACAATTTCTATGCGGCGCTCAATTCGGCGGTGTTCACCGACGGCTCCTTCGTGTTCATCCCGAAGGGCGTGAAGTGCCCGATGGACCTGTCGACCTATTTCCGGATCAATACCCAGGATTCCGGCCAGTTCGAGCGCACGCTCATCGTCGCCGAGGCGGGTGCCTCGGTCAGCTACCTCGAGGGCTGCACCGCGCCGAAGTTCGATACCAACCAGCTGCATGCGGCGGTGGTCGAACTGGTCGCGCTGGACGACGCCGACATCAAGTATTCCACCGTGCAGAACTGGTATGCGGGCGACGAGAACGGCGTCGGCGGCATCTACAATTTCGTCACCAAGCGCGGGCTGTGCCAGGGCCGCAACTCCAAGATATCCTGGACGCAGGTCGAGACGGGCTCGGCGATCACCTGGAAGTATCCCAGTTGCGTGCTGCTCGGCGAGGGCTCGTCGGGCGAGTTCTACTCGGTCGCGCTGACCAACCACATGCAGCAGGCCGACACCGGCACCAAGATGATCCATGTCGGGAAGAACACCCGCAGCAAGATCGTCTCCAAGGGCATCTCGGCGGGCCGATCGAGCAACAGCTACCGCGGGCTGGTGAAGATCGGCGCCTCGGCCGACGGTGCACGCAACTATTCCCAGTGCGATTCGATGCTGATCGGCGACCGCTGCTCGGCCAACACGTTCCCGTACCTGACCGTGCAGAACCCGGCCAGCATCGTCGAGCACGAGGCCACGACCTCGAAGATCGGCGAGGAACAACTCTTCTATTTTGCCCAGCGCGGGGTCGATGCCGAGCAGGCGATCTCGATGATCATCAACGGCTTCTGCCGCGACGTGTTCATCCACCTGCCGATGGAATTCGCCGTCGAGGCGACCAAGCTGCTGGGCCTCAAGCTCGAAGGATCCGTAGGATGA
- a CDS encoding cysteine desulfurase — protein MSAPVYLDHNATTPIDESVLEAMLPFLRRQHGNASSRHEMGTVARRAVDRAREQVAAAVGARPSQVVFTSGGTEANNLFIKGAAAMLQPQQIVVSAIEHPCVAMPARDLVRAGWTLHRLAVDAAGVADLDDLDAALRLPTGIVSTMLANNETGVLQPVAAIAMRARAARAWMHSDAVQALGKVPVDFEALGVHGLTVSAHKLRGPKGAGALVLDKRIELKPLLHGGGHESGMRSGTENVPAIVGFGVSCDLAVARLAAFEAHCTALRDELDARLLAAGATVFGRSAPRVPNTTCFAIDGIDGETLVIELDRLGFCVASGSACSSRSTEPSATLLAMGVSPDLARGAVRVSLGPDNDAQQMHDFAAAVAATADRLRRLTAMAV, from the coding sequence GTGAGCGCACCGGTCTACCTCGATCACAACGCGACCACGCCGATCGACGAATCGGTGCTGGAGGCGATGCTGCCGTTCCTGCGCCGGCAGCACGGCAATGCATCGAGCCGCCACGAGATGGGGACGGTCGCCCGGCGTGCCGTCGATCGCGCACGCGAGCAGGTCGCCGCCGCGGTCGGTGCGCGCCCGTCGCAGGTCGTGTTCACCAGCGGTGGCACCGAGGCCAACAACCTGTTCATCAAGGGCGCTGCTGCCATGCTCCAGCCGCAGCAGATCGTGGTGAGCGCGATCGAACATCCGTGCGTTGCGATGCCGGCCAGGGACCTCGTCCGTGCCGGATGGACGCTGCACCGCCTGGCCGTGGATGCCGCCGGAGTCGCGGATCTCGACGACCTGGACGCCGCGTTGCGCCTGCCGACCGGCATCGTGTCCACGATGCTCGCGAACAACGAGACCGGCGTGCTGCAACCAGTCGCCGCGATCGCCATGCGTGCGCGCGCAGCCCGGGCCTGGATGCACAGCGATGCCGTGCAGGCGCTGGGCAAGGTGCCGGTCGACTTCGAGGCGCTCGGCGTGCATGGTCTTACCGTGTCGGCGCACAAGCTGCGCGGGCCCAAGGGTGCCGGCGCGCTGGTCCTCGACAAGCGCATCGAGCTCAAGCCGCTGCTGCATGGCGGGGGGCACGAGTCGGGCATGCGTTCCGGCACCGAGAACGTCCCGGCGATCGTCGGTTTCGGCGTCTCGTGCGACCTTGCAGTTGCGCGTCTGGCAGCCTTCGAGGCCCACTGCACGGCCCTGCGCGACGAACTGGATGCGCGGCTCCTGGCCGCCGGTGCGACGGTGTTCGGACGTTCGGCACCGCGGGTGCCGAACACGACCTGTTTCGCGATCGATGGCATCGACGGCGAGACGCTGGTGATCGAGCTCGACCGGCTCGGTTTCTGCGTGGCCAGCGGATCGGCCTGCTCGAGCAGGAGTACCGAACCGTCCGCGACGCTGCTGGCGATGGGCGTATCCCCGGATCTTGCGCGCGGCGCGGTACGGGTCAGCCTCGGACCGGATAACGACGCGCAGCAGATGCACGATTTCGCGGCGGCCGTGGCGGCGACGGCAGACCGGCTGCGGCGCCTCACGGCCATGGCCGTCTGA
- a CDS encoding iron-sulfur cluster assembly accessory protein — MAITLTENAAKHIRRQVEKAGGIGLRLGVKKVGCSGLAYTFDIASEVGPDDERFVSHEAQVLVERKNLPFLDGTSVDFVRKGLNESFRFENPNAKSECGCGESFNV; from the coding sequence ATGGCAATCACCCTGACCGAGAACGCGGCGAAGCACATCCGCCGGCAGGTCGAGAAGGCGGGCGGCATCGGCCTCAGGCTGGGCGTGAAGAAGGTCGGCTGTTCCGGCCTCGCGTACACGTTCGACATCGCCAGCGAAGTCGGTCCCGATGACGAACGCTTCGTGTCGCACGAGGCGCAGGTGCTGGTCGAGCGGAAGAACCTGCCGTTCCTCGATGGCACCTCGGTCGATTTCGTGCGCAAGGGGCTGAACGAGAGCTTCCGCTTCGAGAACCCGAACGCCAAGAGCGAATGCGGGTGTGGCGAGTCGTTCAACGTCTGA